The Verrucomicrobiota bacterium genome has a window encoding:
- a CDS encoding PQQ-binding-like beta-propeller repeat protein — translation MKITTTCRAVLAFSAVLVAAPLGAATADSPNWPGFRGPNGNGLAPNANPPLTWSETNHIAWKVPVTGRGRSSPIFIGNRIWLTTAVEKNVVRTRIGSDDMQVAEHVSLRVVCLDRTSGKSLWETTLFDVAKPDSVHWLNSWATPTPVAEAGRVYCEFGTFGTACLEADTGKVVWKKQIRCDHQVGPGSSPILWKDRLILVRDGREAQYVIALNKENGEVIWKTDRPPVTANSPNLKKSFSSPLIIEATGKTQVFSAGPHWAVAYDPDSGKELWRVQHGKGFSIGTCPIYGQGLVFFGTGCFKAQLYAVRPDGQGDVTTNQVAWKTLRQVPVMSSPILVGEEIYWIADDGMATCANARTGDIHWQERLGSGCLASPIAAQGRLYFFMKDAKTIVLKAGKQFERLAENVLEGTLIATPAVSDCGFYLRTDTHVYCLE, via the coding sequence ATGAAGATCACAACAACCTGTCGCGCAGTGCTGGCTTTCTCGGCAGTCCTGGTGGCGGCGCCTCTCGGCGCGGCCACGGCGGATTCCCCGAATTGGCCGGGGTTCCGGGGACCGAATGGCAACGGTCTTGCGCCGAACGCCAACCCGCCGCTCACCTGGAGTGAGACCAATCACATTGCCTGGAAGGTTCCGGTAACCGGGCGCGGCCGTTCCTCGCCCATCTTCATTGGCAACCGCATCTGGCTGACCACAGCGGTCGAGAAAAACGTGGTGCGCACCCGGATCGGTTCCGATGACATGCAGGTGGCCGAGCATGTGTCTCTGCGCGTGGTTTGCCTGGACCGCACTTCCGGAAAAAGCCTTTGGGAAACCACCCTCTTCGACGTGGCCAAGCCGGACTCGGTTCACTGGTTGAACAGTTGGGCCACTCCCACTCCGGTTGCGGAGGCGGGCCGGGTGTATTGCGAGTTCGGCACGTTCGGCACCGCCTGCCTGGAGGCGGATACCGGCAAAGTTGTGTGGAAAAAACAAATCCGCTGCGATCACCAAGTGGGCCCGGGCAGTTCCCCCATCCTCTGGAAAGACCGCCTGATCCTCGTGCGCGATGGCCGGGAGGCCCAGTATGTCATAGCGTTGAACAAGGAGAACGGCGAGGTGATTTGGAAGACCGACCGTCCGCCCGTCACCGCCAACAGCCCGAACTTGAAAAAGTCGTTTTCCTCGCCGCTCATCATCGAAGCGACGGGAAAAACCCAGGTGTTCTCCGCCGGACCGCATTGGGCGGTCGCGTACGATCCGGACTCCGGCAAGGAACTCTGGCGCGTGCAGCATGGCAAGGGCTTTTCCATTGGCACTTGCCCGATTTACGGCCAGGGCCTGGTGTTCTTCGGCACCGGCTGTTTCAAAGCGCAACTGTACGCGGTGCGTCCGGATGGTCAGGGCGACGTGACCACCAATCAGGTCGCCTGGAAAACCCTGCGGCAGGTGCCGGTGATGTCCTCGCCCATCCTGGTCGGGGAGGAAATCTATTGGATTGCGGATGATGGCATGGCCACCTGCGCGAACGCCCGCACCGGCGACATTCACTGGCAGGAGCGGCTCGGCAGTGGGTGCCTGGCCTCGCCGATTGCCGCCCAAGGCCGCCTCTATTTCTTCATGAAAGACGCCAAAACCATCGTCCTGAAAGCCGGCAAACAATTTGAACGCCTGGCGGAGAACGTCCTGGAAGGCACCCTGATCGCCACCCCAGCCGTCAGCGACTGTGGCTTTTACCTCCGCACTGATACCCACGTATATTGTTTGGAATGA